The window CGCCGTCGCGTTGCTGGGCTGTGCCGCCGGCGCCTACTTCGCCGGTAAGATAGCCGACCGCTATGGACGCATCCCCGCTATGAAGATCGGCGCACTGCTCTTCCTAGTGAGCGCCGTGGGAACGGGCCTCGCCTTTGGTGTGTGGGACCTCATCTTCTGGCGCCTGGTGGGTGGCTTGGGCATTGGGCTTGCCTCCGTTATTGCCCCGGCCTACATCTCCGAAATCTCACCCCGGCACGTACGTGGCCGCTTGGCTTCGCTCCAGCAGCTCGCCATCACCACGGGCATCTTCGCAGCACTCCTCTCCGACGCGGTGCTGGCCAACTCGGCCGGCGGCGCCGGTGGCACGTTGTGGCTGGGCATTGAAGCCTGGCGCTGGATGTTCATCGCCTGCGCCGTGCCCGCCACCGTGTATGGCTGGATCGCTTTCCGGCTGCCGGAGTCCCCGCACTTTCTGGTACTCAACGGCAAGGAAGACCAGGCCCGCAGTATCTTCAACAAGATCATCCCGGGCGATGACATCGAACGGCACATCCGCGAGATCCGCGAATCCATCCAGGAAGAAAAGCTCTCCACCAAGAAGGGTTCCCTCCGCGGCAACAGGTTCGGGCTTCTTCCTGTGGTTTGGATCGGCATCATCCTCTCCGTCCTGCAGCAGTTCGTCGGCATCAACGTGATCTTCTACTACTCCACTACGCTGTGGAAGGCCGTCGGGTTCCAGGAAAAGGACTCGCTGACCATCTCCGTGGCCACCTCCGTCACGAACATCCTGGTGACCCTTGTTGCCATCGCCCTGGTGGACCGCATTGGCCGCCGGCCCATCCTACTCACCGGTTCCATCGGCATGGCAGCGTCCCTCGGCGTCATGGCGTTGGCTTTCTCCTCCGCAGTTGGTTCGGGCTCCGAGATCAGCCTCCCGGGCGCGTGGGGGCCGGTAGCCCTGGTCGCAGCCAACATCTTCGTGATCAGTTTCGGGGCCTCGTGGGGTCCGCTCGTATGGGTGCTGTTGGGCGAAATCTTCCCGTCCCGCATCCGTGCGCGTGCCCTCGGCCTGGCCGCAGCGGCGCAGTGGATCGCGAATTTTGCCATCACGCTCAGCTTCCCCATCATGGCGGCCGGTTCACTGCCGCTGACGTACGCCATGTACGCGGCGTTCGCTGCGGCGTCGTTCTTCTTCGTCATGTTCAAGGTCCCGGAGACCAACGGCATGTCCTTGGAACAGGCCGAAACCCTGTTCGTTCCCAAGGGAGCACCGGTGGCACCGCTGCCAGTCAGCAAGGACGAATCGAAGTAGCGCACAAGAAAGCCCGGCGGATTTGACCAGTTCAATTCCGCCGGGCTTTTCGTGTTTACGGGAGAGTTACACCAGGTGCGGCTCGTGGGATTTCAGGTAGCCACGCCCTCCGAAAGCAACAAGGATGGCAATGACCATGGCCACAGCGCCGGCAAAGAACGGCACCTGCGGGCCGAAGTGCTCGCCGAGCTGGGCCGCCGCGAACGGTGCCAGCGCGCCGCCCATCCAGCGCACAAAGTTATAGCCGGCAGAAGCAACGGGACGGGGTGAATCGGAAACGCCCATGGCCAGTTCTGTATAGACCGTGTTGTTGATGCCCAGCAGCGCACCGGCCACGATGACAAGCACGACGACGGCCGTCACCGAGTGCCCGGCTGCCAGTCCCAGGCCTATCAGGTCGAGCATGAGCGCAGCCAGTGTGCCGGTGAGGACTTTGACGGCGCCGAACCGCTTCTGGAGCACGGGTGCAACGAACACCGAGAAGACAGCAACGGCAACACCCCAACCGAAGAACACTCCCCCAATGCCATAGGCATCCATGCCCAGGATGAATGGAGTGAAGGCGAGGATGGTGAAGAAGCCGTAGTTGTAGAACAGCGCGCTGGCGGCGGTCGTCCGCAGGCCCTTGTGTCCCAGTGCCAGCAAGGGGTCCCGGAGGCGGGACTTTTCAGCCGGGGCGGGTGTTTTGGGTAGCAATGCCAGCAACGCGATGAAGGCCGCGGCCATGAGAACTGCGGTGCCGAAGAACGGAGCCCGCCACTGCCAGCCGCCCAGCAGGGCGCCCAGCAACGGGCCGAGGGAGATACCCAGGCCGAGCGCTGCTTCGTAAAGGATGATGGCCGTCCCGGTTCCACCACTGGCGACGCCTACGATCACTGCCAAAGCTGTTGCAACGAACAACGCGTTACCGAGACCCCAACCCGCCCGGAATCCCACCAGTTGCTCGACGCTTCCGGAGAGACCAGACAGCGATGCGAACACGACGATGATGGCCAGACCGATCAGCAGCGTCTTCTTTCCACCAATCCGCGAGGACACGAATCCGCTGATCAACATGGCGATTGCGGTGACCAGGAAATAGCTGGTGAACAGCAACGAGACTTCACTGGTGGATGCCTCAAGATTCTTGGCAATCGCGGGGAGGATCGGATCTACGAGCCCTATGCCCATGAACGCGAAGACGGCCGCGAGCGCAGTCGCCCAAACAGCTTTGGGCTGCTTGAGGAGGGAAGCCTTCTCGGCTTCCAAGGTGGTTTCGATGGTTGTTTCGGCGCTTGCTGAAGCGTCAGCCAACTGGCGTGACATTCAATTGCTCCTTGTCGGTGCTATTTCTGTTTAGTTCTGGAATGAGCTGTTGAGCTTGGCGATCACGGGCAACGCGGACGCGAGATGCTCGATTTCGTCGCTGCTGAGGCCTTGGAGCAGTTCGGCCACCATGGCGTTTCGCCGCTGGTTGGCGGATTCGACGGCAGCCGTTCCGGCTCGGGTGATTGCCACCTGGACGGCCCGTGAGTCCTCGGGGTCAGGTTGTCGGGTGACCAAGCCCGCCCGCTCAAGTTTGATGATCTGCTCCGTGGCGCTGGGGACTTTGATGCCCAGGTTCTTGGCGATATCGCCTACCCGGAGGCCGCCGTCGGAGATCATGGACAGCAGGCTGAGCTGAGCGGCGGTGAGTTCACCCTCCGGATCGAGGCGGCGGAACATGTACACGCCGAGCCGAAGCGATTCGCGGAATTCCTGGGCGAGGTCCAGCAGCCGGGGATCAAAGGTGTTCATATTTAGGTAGCCTAATAGTTAGGGTACCTAAATGTCAAGGATTCCAGCGCTTTACGGAGCGCCACCGGCCAAGCGCGGGCTTAGAAAGTGAGCTTCATGCCTTCATGGCTCGCGACAAATCCCAGACGTTCATAAAAACGATGGGCCGCAACCCGCGACTTGTCCGTGGTGAGCTGCATCAGCGAACATCCACGCTCCCGGGCCTGGTCGATGGCCCACTGAATCATCAACGCACCAACACCCTGCCCCCGCAGCGCGTCAGAGACGCGAACCGCTTCGATCTGCGCACGCCAGGACCCCTTGCGGGATAAGCCCGGAATGTAGCTGACCTGGAACGTGGCAACCACCTCTCCACCCAGCTCACCCACCACCAAAAGGTGCGCCGGGTCGGCGTCGATCGCGTCAAAAGCCCGCTCGTACGGCACTAAATCGTCGACGGTCTCACGCGTGGCGCCCAGTTGATCATCAACGAGCAGCTCCAGGATGCGCGGCACGTCGCCCTTGCGGGCGTGCCGGAGGGTGAACGTTCCACGTTCGACGACGGCGGTCAACAGGGCGGGCTCGGCGCCGGATTGGGTAGTCACCACCCCAGCATGCCATTCCGGCCAAAATACTTCGGAACTCAGTATTGCTAAGTACCGGTACATAGTTCTACTATGTAGTGGTAGCTAGTAATACTGAGTAGCGAGGGAGGTGTCCGATGGGCAAGCAAATGACGGAGATGCTCAAAGGCACGTTGGAGGGCATCGTTCTGGCCCTCCTGACCGGGAAGGCAGCGTACGGATACGAGATCACCACGCTGCTCCGGGAACAGGGATTTACTGAGATCGCTGAGGGCACCGTGTACGCGCTGTTGGTCAGGATCGAGCAAAAGGGGCTGGTGGACGTGGAGAAGCGTCCGTCCGAGAAAGGGCCGCCCCGCAAGGTATACACGCTCAATACACAGGGCGAAAAAGAACTGAACGAATTCTGGAACACCTGGAGCTTCTTGTCCGGACGGATTGAAGAGCTCCGCAAGGAAGGAAACTAACATGGCCGCAAAATGGATCGAACTGGTCACCGGATCACTCGAGCAGAAGAAGCAGTACAAGCAGGCCAAGGCCCGGCTCGATGCCCTGCCTGAGCCCTACCTCGCAGTAGCCACCGCCTTCAACCGCTACCTGATGTACTACGGCGGCGTCACTGAAGGGGACACCATGGTCCAGATGTTCACGGACTTCGCAGACCTTTGGGAACGCGCTGCCGTCGACGGCACACCCGTCAGCGAGATCGTGGGCGAAGATCCGGTGGAGTTCGCCGAGAGCTTCGCCCAGGCCTACGGCGGAAAGCGCTGGATCGACAAAGAACGCGACCGTCTCAACAAGGTGATTGATAAAGCGAAGGAGGCGGAATCATGACCGCTGCAGCAATCCGCGTAGAGGGCGTTGAGAAGTCGTTCAAGGACCTCCACGTACTCCGGGGAGTGGACTTTGAGGTGGCGCCCGGCAGTATCTTTGCGCTGCTGGGCTCAAACGGAGCGGGCAAGACCACCATGGTAAAGATCCTGTCCACCCTGCTTAAAGCGGATGCGGGCTCGGCCGCCGTCGAAGGCTTTGATGTGGCCACCGAGCCGCTCAAGGTAAGGCAGTCCATTAGTCTGACCGGGCAGTTCGCAGCAGTGGACGAGGTTCTCTCCGGCAAAGAGAACCTGGTGCTTGTGGCGAAGCTGCGTCACTTAAAGAATCCCGGTGAAATCGCCGATGATTTGCTGGCGCAGTTCAGCCTCACCGAGGCCGGGTCCCGCAAGGTAGCGAGCTATTCAGGCGGCATGCGTCGTCGCCTGGACATAGCGATGAGTCTGATCGGCAACCCCCAGGTGATTTTTCTGGACGAGCCCACCACTGGCCTAGATCCCGAAGCCCGCCTTGAGGTGTGGCAGATCGTCAAGAACCTTGCCAAGCAAGGGACCACGGTCCTGCTCACCACGCAGTACCTCGACGAAGCCGAACAACTGGCAGACCGGATTGCCATCCTCCATGAGGGCCGGATCATCGCCAACGGCACCCTCGCCGAACTCAAGCAATTGCTCCCGCCGGCCAAGATCGAATACGTCGAAAAGCAGCCGAGCCTGGAGGACATCTTCCTGGCATTGGTGGGCAGCGGCAACACTGCTTCCGGCACCACTGCCGCCGACAACGAGTCAGTAAAGGACAGGTCATGAACACCCATTTCTTCGCAGACACCTCGGTCCTGCTGGGCCGTTCCATGCGGCACATCTTCCGGAGCGTTGACACCATCATCACCACGGCGATCACCCCGATCGCCCTGATGCTGCTGTTCGTCTACGTCTTCGGAGGGGCCATCAGGACCGACACCGAGAACTACGTCAACTACCTGCTTCCGGGAATCATGCTGATCGCCATTGCCTCCGGCATTGCCTACACCGCAGTCCGGCTGTTCACCGACATGCAGAGCGGGATCTTTGAACGGTTCCACTCCATGCCGATCGCACGCTCGTCGGTTCTCTGGGCGCATGTCCTGACCTCGTTGGTGGCTAACGGACTTTCGCTGGTGATCATCGTGTTGGTGGCACTTCTCATGGGATTCCGCAGCTCCGCCAATGTCCTGGACTGGCTGGCTGTGGCTGGGATCCTGGCACTCTTCACGTTGGCACTGACCTGGATCGCGATCATCGCCGGCCTCTCGGCGAAGTCCGTTGACGGTGCGGGCGGGTTCTCCTATCCGCTGATCTTCCTTCCGTTCATCAGCTCGGCCTTCGTCCCGACGGAAACCATGCCTGGCCCGGTCCGGTGGTTCGCCGAAAACCAGCCGGTGACCTCCATTGTGAACACCATCCAGGATCTGCTCGCCCAGCGTCCTGTGGGTGGCGACATCTGGGTAGCCCTGGCGTGGTGCTTGGGGATCCTCATCGTCTCCTACGCCTTCGCTACAGCTGCCTACAAGCGCCAGATCGCCTAGGTCCCACCCGGCCTCAACAACGGCTAAAGCTCCTCTTTTCCACAGGAGGAGCTTTCGCCATGCAGACCGATTCGCCATTGGTCAGACATTAGCTATAGCTTTATCGAACAGATTTGTAACGGCCGTCACCATTATGGCGGGTCCTTCGAAGGGTTCTTGAACTAATGTCCCACCAGACAACACCGGAGTTGCTCCACGTCTCCAGCAGGGACAGCGAACCTCACCTGTCACGCTCGCTCAGCAACCGCCACATCCAGCTCCTGGCCATCGGTGGCGCCATTGGAACCGGCCTCTTCATGGGCTCCGGCAAGACCATCTCGGTCGCCGGCCCCTCCGTGATCTTCGTGTACATGATCATCGGCTTCATGCTGTTCTTCGTCATGCGCGCCATGGGCCAGTTGCTCCTTTCCAACCTGAACTACAAGTCCTTCAGCGACTTCGCGGGCGACCTCCTTGGACCTTGGGCAGGCTTCTTCACCGGTTGGACCTACTGGTTCTGTTGGGTAGTCACCGGCGTGGCAGACGTCATCGCCATCGCAGGCTACGCCGACGAACTCTGGCCGGGAATCCAGCTCTGGATCCCGGGCCTGGCCACCATCATCATCCTGCTCCTCCTGAACCTGCCCACCGTGAAGGCCTTTGGTGAGACTGAGTTCTGGTTCGCGCTCATCAAGATCATTGCCATCGTGGCACTGATCGTTGTGGGCCTGGTGATGATCTTCACCGGCTTCCAGTCCAACGCAGGAACCGCGAGCTTCACCAACCTCTGGAGCCACGGCGGCTTCTTCCCCAAAGAATTCATGGGCTTCGTAGCCGGCTTCCAGATTGCCGTCTTCGCATTCGTGGGCATCGAGCTGGTGGGTACGGCCGCCGCAGAAACCAAAAACCCGGAGCACAACCTGCCCCGCGCCATCAACGCCATCCCCCTGCGCGTCATGCTCTTCTACGTAGGCGCCCTGATCATCCTCATGTCCGTCACCCCGTGGACCGAGTTCAAAGCCGGCCAGAGCCCGTTCATTGCCATGTTCTCCCTGGCGGGCCTGGGAATGGCAGCTACAGTGGTGAACCTCGTGGTCCTCACCTCGGCCATGTCCTCCGCCAATTCGGGCATCTACTCGACGTCCCGCATGGTCTATGGCCTGGCCAACGACGGCGACGCGCCCAAGCTCTTCGGCCGTCTTTCCAGCCGCAAGGTACCCCAGAACGCACTGTTCCTATCCTGCGTCCTGCTGCTGGCCGGCGTCGCACTTCTCTACGCAGGCAAGGACGTGGGCGTGGCGTTCGACATGGTGACCACGGTGTCCGCCGTCTGCTTTATGTTCGTGTGGTCCATCATCCTGGCCAGCTACCTTGTGTACCGCAAACGCCGCCCCGAACAGCACGCGGCCTCACCGTTCAAGATGCCAGGAGGCATCCCCATGGTGTGGGTGGTGTTCGCGTTCTTCGCGTTCCTCGTCTGGGCACTCACCACTCAGCCGGATACGCTCACGGCCCTGCTGGTCACGCCCATCTGGTTCGCCATCCTTGGCGTGGCCTACGCCGTTGTCCGGAGATCACCCCTGCACCAGGCCCGCGTGGCTGAGTGGAAGGCGATGTCTGAGGCAGAAACCGCGGCAGCGCGCTAAGTCTTAGCCCCGGAAACCACGACGTCGGCACCCTGGCTTGGGTGCCGACGTCGCTGTTTTCTACCTCATTTCATTCCCTGCGGCTAGGCGGCCCTACGCCGACGGCTGGCCAGCAGGGCCAAGCCTCCAGCGATCAAGAGCACTACGGCGCCCCCAAGTCCAAGCATGACGCCGGAGGCACCGGTGTCAGGCAGGTTCCCGGTGGCTGCAGCGGGAGCCGTGGGACTCGGCGCAACGGGAGCGGCGGAAGGGGCGGGAGCCGTGGGACTCGTCGTAGCGGGAGGATCAGTGACTGTCGCGACCGGAGGAACAACCACCACCGGCTTTACTATGACCTCACTTGAGTCAGTCCCCGTAACCTCGTCTCCACCGGGCGCCGTTGCAGACGCTGACACTACGTTGATGTAGGACTGCGTGACATTGGTTTGGGCTACGACCCGGCTGGCCGTCTGGCCCGGAGCGAGCGTGGCAACCGGCTCGATGGACCCGAGGGCGGGGTCATCGAATCGGACGTCCGTGAGTACGGTATTGCCGGTGTTGGTCACGCTGAGTTGCCAGTAGACAGTCTCAGCCGGATTGATGGTGACAGATTCGCTCCATGGTCCCTCCTGATGCGTGGAGACGAGCTTGTCTACCTTCAGCCCGGGAACGGCACCGAAGTAGTACGAGTCATCAGCGGCACTCAGATCCGAACCACCCAGGGGGTTCGCAGCCGAGGCCGTCACAGTGTTCTTGTACTGGCCTTCAACAGCCTTGCCCTGCGCCGACAACTCGACAGAAGCACCAGGTGCCAATGAAGGCACCGTTCCGGAGAACACTTCATTGCCGGCACTGTCCTTGTCCACAACCAAGACATCCTTGAGCGCAACGTCGCCGGTGTTCCTCACGGTGTAGGTCCAATTAACCTCACTGCCAGGAACCAATTGCGGTCCTGGAGCAGCCTTAATATCCTCGCCATTGGTTGTCTTCACAACTGACAACCCGGCGTCCCCGCCCAGGTACCAGGACTCAGCGGTGACCGGTACCGGCTGCTGAGCCAGAGGGGTTCCATCTGCGTCAGTAGCCGTAGCCGAAGCCGTGGCTGTGTTGTGGTATTGGCCTGGCACGGCGGCACCACGAGCAGTGAAGACACGGGTGTCACCGGGAGCGAGCACGCCGGTATCACTTGAGGTGGGATCAAGAGTGCCCGTACTGGCGTCCCCTGCCGAGAAGGCATCTGAAACTGCCACATTCGTGAGCGGAGTATTGCCCGTGTTGGTTACCTCGTAGGTCCAAGTCACGTCCGAACCGTTGGCCACTATGGCACCGGGAGCTGACAAGTAGGCGGTTCCGTTGGTCTTCTTCACGATTCCCAAGGCAGGTGTACCAGCAACATTCACAGCCGCCTCGTTGGTGGCGAACTGTACCGTTTCCCCGTTATACGTTCCCGTAGCGACGAGGACGTTGCTCACCTTGTCTCCGAACCCGGGATGTCCCAGGACCTTGGTGGGAACCACCAACGTGAAATCATCCCCGGTTGCCAGAACGTCAACGAACATGCGGAAGGCAGTGGCGTTGACCGGATCAGCGGTCCAGCTGCCCGAGGTGGCATCCGTGGCATCGGTGGAGTATTCGATCTTTGCCCCCACTGGTGCGCCGGTCACTGCCCCCGAAAGGACGACGTCGAAATCGTCGCCTGTTGCCACAGCCGGCAAACGATCAAAGAGGGTGGCGCCGGTAACCGGGTTCGGCAGGACGTTGCTGACGTAGATCTGCCAGAACGCGGCCTCGTCAACAGTGGTGGCCAAGGACCACGGACCTGTTGCCGAGGAGCTGGACAGTTTATCCAGCAGCAAACCACCGGCGATGTTGATGGACACGCGGCCAACATCCTTGGCGACACTTGCCCGTGCAGCGTCGAAATTGTAGATGTCGTCACTGAAGAAGGGGGCGTAGCCAATCATCGGCACTGTCTGCTCGGCAGTGCCGCCGTCAGCAACTCCGATGAACCGCGGGTCTCCTGTGGACGCATACGATTCGAACTGAACGGAAGAGGTAGCGGGGTCATAGGCCTTGGCCAGGACAGTGACAGGAATGTCGTACTGCCATCCGGTGTTCTCAACCCGGCGGTCAGAAGGTTCCTTCGGATCCCGCATGGGGCTGATGTGATCGTACGTGAAGGTGATGACCTGGAGTTCACAACCATCTGCATCAGTGACTCGTGAGGTGGAATCCACCGTCACGCCGTTGCCGATTGTTGGGATTGGCTCCACGCCCACTGAGAGATCCGTGATGGGCGTGATGGTCTTCGTGGGATCGTACTGGACGCCGCAGGGAAGCACCACGGACATCGTGGCGTCCGTGTAGGTTTCGGATGGGTTTTGGTTGACGATACCTGCCCGGATGGTTCCGGCGTCACCCACGCTCAGGACCGACGGAACGGACACATTGGTGGTCAGGTACACCGAATCCACAGGGGTAAAGACGTCAGATGCCTCGCCTGTGAGGTCGCCTGCCTTGAGTGTGGCCGTGTTGTTCACGGGTCCTGGTGCAACACCCGCCGGGCTGTTCGAAGCGAGCACACCCTCGGTGATATCGCGGAAGACCGGCACACTTCCTACAGTGACCCGCATTTCCGAGCTAACGGGCACTGTTTCATTGCCAGGTGCAACGGAGACGCGCCACCCTGTCAGAACGGAGCCCGGCGGCAGGTCGAGCTTATTGTTTCCGTTGAAGGTCTCCCAGCCGCTTGAACCGGTGTTCTGGACGGTCAGCGCCAAATTGGTACCGGTGGAGGGATCGGCGGGGGTGAAGGTCTGCCACGCATCGGAGTAGTCAGTCTGGTACTCAAAACGGTAGGGGAGATCCTCCGTTGCCAGCACCGGGCTGAAGGCTACGTTGATGGCAGTGACATCGTTGTGGTGAAACCACTCCTCCGACGGGCCGCCGGCTGTGCCGCTATCGGTGACAACGAGGTCCCCGGCCCTTGGGCTGTTCCGCGGCCCGAGGTAGGAGGCATTGACGTAGGTTCTTCTCGCGATCATTCCTGCCGAAGTCTGACCTCCTGAAGATTTCTCAATGGCCGTTGTCACGCCACCGGCAGGACTGAAAGCGGGGCCCTGCGCAGCGGCAGGTTCACCTGTCCGGACCACACCGTTGGCGTCCGTGGTCTCCAGCATCACGGTGTTGACCGGAGGCCGCTGGCCGTCTTCCCAACCAGCAACGTCCTCCGGATACCGGACGGTCAGCCAAATGCCGGTGTTACTTCGGTCCAGGCAATATCCCGTGTGGTCGTATCGTTCGTCATTGGTCCAGGTGGCTGCGGGCCAGGCGCTCGTATCCCATGTGCCCAGGCCGGAAGACGCGGACGCGAACTCAGTACCTGCCGGGAACACATCGGAGAGTTTCTGCGCGTAGGCGGAGAAACTCAGGTAGCTTTCCTCGGAGCAAATGTTGAACCGGTAAGTCACCTCACGATGGGTGGAACCAGTGATGGTGGTGGCCGTCTTTTGCGCCCGGTAGTCATGGGGCCCGGTAACCGTTGACGTGACAGGCCCGGAGGTTACTTGGCCACTTGGTCCGCCCGTACCGGTCATCACCGTGTTCAGCGGAAAGCCCTCGTATTTGCGCTCGTTGTCCACCTGCGACACCGTGTACACAACGCTGACCAGGTCCTCAGTGGTTTCGCCGAGGATCATGCTCAGCACACGTGTAACGGGGTCGTAACTGTGGCTCAAGACTGGTGAGGAGCCACCGGTAGGCAGCCCCGCGAAGGTAGTACCCTCCGGAAGCGTTGTGGTCATTTCCACGCCGGTTGCCGGATG is drawn from Arthrobacter sp. 31Y and contains these coding sequences:
- a CDS encoding sugar porter family MFS transporter; this translates as MSSSSTEGAPPVSRKVIGLAVAGAVGGFLFGFDSSVVNGAVDAMADEFVMSEAVTGFAVAVALLGCAAGAYFAGKIADRYGRIPAMKIGALLFLVSAVGTGLAFGVWDLIFWRLVGGLGIGLASVIAPAYISEISPRHVRGRLASLQQLAITTGIFAALLSDAVLANSAGGAGGTLWLGIEAWRWMFIACAVPATVYGWIAFRLPESPHFLVLNGKEDQARSIFNKIIPGDDIERHIREIRESIQEEKLSTKKGSLRGNRFGLLPVVWIGIILSVLQQFVGINVIFYYSTTLWKAVGFQEKDSLTISVATSVTNILVTLVAIALVDRIGRRPILLTGSIGMAASLGVMALAFSSAVGSGSEISLPGAWGPVALVAANIFVISFGASWGPLVWVLLGEIFPSRIRARALGLAAAAQWIANFAITLSFPIMAAGSLPLTYAMYAAFAAASFFFVMFKVPETNGMSLEQAETLFVPKGAPVAPLPVSKDESK
- a CDS encoding MFS transporter; translated protein: MSRQLADASASAETTIETTLEAEKASLLKQPKAVWATALAAVFAFMGIGLVDPILPAIAKNLEASTSEVSLLFTSYFLVTAIAMLISGFVSSRIGGKKTLLIGLAIIVVFASLSGLSGSVEQLVGFRAGWGLGNALFVATALAVIVGVASGGTGTAIILYEAALGLGISLGPLLGALLGGWQWRAPFFGTAVLMAAAFIALLALLPKTPAPAEKSRLRDPLLALGHKGLRTTAASALFYNYGFFTILAFTPFILGMDAYGIGGVFFGWGVAVAVFSVFVAPVLQKRFGAVKVLTGTLAALMLDLIGLGLAAGHSVTAVVVLVIVAGALLGINNTVYTELAMGVSDSPRPVASAGYNFVRWMGGALAPFAAAQLGEHFGPQVPFFAGAVAMVIAILVAFGGRGYLKSHEPHLV
- a CDS encoding MarR family winged helix-turn-helix transcriptional regulator, with the protein product MNTFDPRLLDLAQEFRESLRLGVYMFRRLDPEGELTAAQLSLLSMISDGGLRVGDIAKNLGIKVPSATEQIIKLERAGLVTRQPDPEDSRAVQVAITRAGTAAVESANQRRNAMVAELLQGLSSDEIEHLASALPVIAKLNSSFQN
- a CDS encoding GNAT family N-acetyltransferase, with amino-acid sequence MVTTQSGAEPALLTAVVERGTFTLRHARKGDVPRILELLVDDQLGATRETVDDLVPYERAFDAIDADPAHLLVVGELGGEVVATFQVSYIPGLSRKGSWRAQIEAVRVSDALRGQGVGALMIQWAIDQARERGCSLMQLTTDKSRVAAHRFYERLGFVASHEGMKLTF
- a CDS encoding PadR family transcriptional regulator — translated: MGKQMTEMLKGTLEGIVLALLTGKAAYGYEITTLLREQGFTEIAEGTVYALLVRIEQKGLVDVEKRPSEKGPPRKVYTLNTQGEKELNEFWNTWSFLSGRIEELRKEGN
- a CDS encoding DUF1048 domain-containing protein; this translates as MAAKWIELVTGSLEQKKQYKQAKARLDALPEPYLAVATAFNRYLMYYGGVTEGDTMVQMFTDFADLWERAAVDGTPVSEIVGEDPVEFAESFAQAYGGKRWIDKERDRLNKVIDKAKEAES
- a CDS encoding ABC transporter ATP-binding protein, encoding MTAAAIRVEGVEKSFKDLHVLRGVDFEVAPGSIFALLGSNGAGKTTMVKILSTLLKADAGSAAVEGFDVATEPLKVRQSISLTGQFAAVDEVLSGKENLVLVAKLRHLKNPGEIADDLLAQFSLTEAGSRKVASYSGGMRRRLDIAMSLIGNPQVIFLDEPTTGLDPEARLEVWQIVKNLAKQGTTVLLTTQYLDEAEQLADRIAILHEGRIIANGTLAELKQLLPPAKIEYVEKQPSLEDIFLALVGSGNTASGTTAADNESVKDRS
- a CDS encoding ABC transporter permease, which translates into the protein MNTHFFADTSVLLGRSMRHIFRSVDTIITTAITPIALMLLFVYVFGGAIRTDTENYVNYLLPGIMLIAIASGIAYTAVRLFTDMQSGIFERFHSMPIARSSVLWAHVLTSLVANGLSLVIIVLVALLMGFRSSANVLDWLAVAGILALFTLALTWIAIIAGLSAKSVDGAGGFSYPLIFLPFISSAFVPTETMPGPVRWFAENQPVTSIVNTIQDLLAQRPVGGDIWVALAWCLGILIVSYAFATAAYKRQIA
- the cycA gene encoding D-serine/D-alanine/glycine transporter, which translates into the protein MSHQTTPELLHVSSRDSEPHLSRSLSNRHIQLLAIGGAIGTGLFMGSGKTISVAGPSVIFVYMIIGFMLFFVMRAMGQLLLSNLNYKSFSDFAGDLLGPWAGFFTGWTYWFCWVVTGVADVIAIAGYADELWPGIQLWIPGLATIIILLLLNLPTVKAFGETEFWFALIKIIAIVALIVVGLVMIFTGFQSNAGTASFTNLWSHGGFFPKEFMGFVAGFQIAVFAFVGIELVGTAAAETKNPEHNLPRAINAIPLRVMLFYVGALIILMSVTPWTEFKAGQSPFIAMFSLAGLGMAATVVNLVVLTSAMSSANSGIYSTSRMVYGLANDGDAPKLFGRLSSRKVPQNALFLSCVLLLAGVALLYAGKDVGVAFDMVTTVSAVCFMFVWSIILASYLVYRKRRPEQHAASPFKMPGGIPMVWVVFAFFAFLVWALTTQPDTLTALLVTPIWFAILGVAYAVVRRSPLHQARVAEWKAMSEAETAAAR
- a CDS encoding DUF7507 domain-containing protein, which encodes MSLLQSWGRFGRREKTPGSRKDSSARPRIPPSPRRSIPQVPAAALAVVVTAGSLMLGISPAMAAAGDFTISLSAPETVPLSQNYNYTATVDFSGVDSSHPATGVEMTTTLPEGTTFAGLPTGGSSPVLSHSYDPVTRVLSMILGETTEDLVSVVYTVSQVDNERKYEGFPLNTVMTGTGGPSGQVTSGPVTSTVTGPHDYRAQKTATTITGSTHREVTYRFNICSEESYLSFSAYAQKLSDVFPAGTEFASASSGLGTWDTSAWPAATWTNDERYDHTGYCLDRSNTGIWLTVRYPEDVAGWEDGQRPPVNTVMLETTDANGVVRTGEPAAAQGPAFSPAGGVTTAIEKSSGGQTSAGMIARRTYVNASYLGPRNSPRAGDLVVTDSGTAGGPSEEWFHHNDVTAINVAFSPVLATEDLPYRFEYQTDYSDAWQTFTPADPSTGTNLALTVQNTGSSGWETFNGNNKLDLPPGSVLTGWRVSVAPGNETVPVSSEMRVTVGSVPVFRDITEGVLASNSPAGVAPGPVNNTATLKAGDLTGEASDVFTPVDSVYLTTNVSVPSVLSVGDAGTIRAGIVNQNPSETYTDATMSVVLPCGVQYDPTKTITPITDLSVGVEPIPTIGNGVTVDSTSRVTDADGCELQVITFTYDHISPMRDPKEPSDRRVENTGWQYDIPVTVLAKAYDPATSSVQFESYASTGDPRFIGVADGGTAEQTVPMIGYAPFFSDDIYNFDAARASVAKDVGRVSINIAGGLLLDKLSSSSATGPWSLATTVDEAAFWQIYVSNVLPNPVTGATLFDRLPAVATGDDFDVVLSGAVTGAPVGAKIEYSTDATDATSGSWTADPVNATAFRMFVDVLATGDDFTLVVPTKVLGHPGFGDKVSNVLVATGTYNGETVQFATNEAAVNVAGTPALGIVKKTNGTAYLSAPGAIVANGSDVTWTYEVTNTGNTPLTNVAVSDAFSAGDASTGTLDPTSSDTGVLAPGDTRVFTARGAAVPGQYHNTATASATATDADGTPLAQQPVPVTAESWYLGGDAGLSVVKTTNGEDIKAAPGPQLVPGSEVNWTYTVRNTGDVALKDVLVVDKDSAGNEVFSGTVPSLAPGASVELSAQGKAVEGQYKNTVTASAANPLGGSDLSAADDSYYFGAVPGLKVDKLVSTHQEGPWSESVTINPAETVYWQLSVTNTGNTVLTDVRFDDPALGSIEPVATLAPGQTASRVVAQTNVTQSYINVVSASATAPGGDEVTGTDSSEVIVKPVVVVPPVATVTDPPATTSPTAPAPSAAPVAPSPTAPAAATGNLPDTGASGVMLGLGGAVVLLIAGGLALLASRRRRAA